From the Periophthalmus magnuspinnatus isolate fPerMag1 chromosome 1, fPerMag1.2.pri, whole genome shotgun sequence genome, one window contains:
- the gcgrb gene encoding glucagon receptor isoform X1 produces MSQVYLVLALLPLCSFTKVSSTNSLRLVQEQWSSYKDQCLDFINTTPPATGLVCNRTFDQYACWPDGTPGSTVNVSCPWFLPWYHKVQRGLVYRSCSEDGQWSRKNTSECEDDPAEQEYGRILNQLWIMYTVGYSLSLGALLLALAILIIFRKLHCMRNNIHMNLFSSFILRAVSILVKDALLTLTLDPRSSNSTRAHSWANIPAVMWCRGAMVMMQYSVMANNYWLLVEGIYLHNLLVITVFSERKYFYIYLAIGWGAPLIFVSPWIIVKYLYENEECWERNTNMGYWWIIRSPILFACLINFFIFIRIIKILMSKLRAHQMRYTDYKFRLAKSTLTLIPLLGIHAILFTFVIDESVPKGSMLRLIRLFCDLLFNSFQGLLVAILYCFVNKEVQSEMLKKWKRWKLGKDIDEEYRHTYSQTPHVKSGSIATGNLGDLDPSCESPHLAKTARGGNCSNAPEENRRLVVCYSNGMGKSRSQKRGHVLHFSFLPLRGAASRASTTIEDICLEERVQCRIGSLEGDETSV; encoded by the exons ATGTCCCAGGTGTATCTGGTGCTGGCCTTGCTCCCACTCTGCAGCTTCACCAAG GTCTCCTCCACAAACTCCCTCAGGCTCGTGCAGGAACAGTGGAGCAGCTACAAAGACCAATGTCTGGACTTCATCAACACCACACCCCCAGCCACGG GGCTTGTTTGTAACCGCACGTTCGACCAGTACGCCTGCTGGCCCGATGGGACCCCCGGATCCACAGTCAATGTGTCCTGCCCCTGGTTTCTGCCCTGGTACCATAAGG TCCAGAGGGGCCTGGTGTACCGCAGCTGCAGTGAGGACGGCCAGTGGTCCAGGAAGAACACGTCTGAGTGTGAGGACGACCCAGCTGAG CAGGAGTATGGGCGCATCCTAAATCAGTTATGGATCATGTACACAGTGGGCTACTCTCTGTCTCTGGGAGCGCTGCTGCTGGCACTGGCCATCCTCATCATATTCAG GAAGCTCCACTGCATGAGAAACAACATCCACATGAATCTGTTTTCCTCGTTTATCCTGAGAGCCGTGTCCATTTTGGTGAAAGATGCTCTGCTAACCCTCACACTCGACCCCCGGAGCAGCAACAGCACGCGGGCACACTCCTGGGCCAACATACCG GCGGTGATGTGGTGCAGAGGAGCCATGGTCATGATGCAGTACAGTGTCATGGCTAATAACTACTGGCTGTTGGTGGAGGGCATCTACCTGCACAATCTACTCGTCATCACCGTGTTCAGTGAGAGGAAGTACTTCTACATCTATCTGGCCATTGGCTGGG GCGCCCCTCTCATCTTTGTGTCGCCGTGGATTATCGTCAAGTACCTTTATGAGAACGAGGA GTGCTGGGAGAGAAACACTAATATGGGATACTGGTGGATCATACGCTCTCCAATTCTCTTTGCATGTTTG ataAACTTCTTCATTTTCATCAGGATTATCAAAATACTGATGTCTAAACTGCGAGCGCATCAGATGAGGTACACAGACTACAAATTCCG GTTAGCGAAGTCCACTCTGACGCTGATCCCTCTTTTGGGCATTCACGCCATCCTCTTCACATTTGTCATAGATGAGTCAGTCCCTAAAGGCTCCATGCTGCGCCTCATTCGTCTTTTCTGTGACCTCCTCTTCAACTCCttccag GGTTTGCTTGTTGCCATCCTCTACTGCTTTGTGAACAAAGAG GTGCAGTCAGAGATGCTGAAGAAGTGGAAGCGTTGGAAGTTGGGCAAGGACATTGATGAGGAATACCGACACACTTACAGCCAAACGCCACATGTCAAAAGTGGCAGCATCGCCACGGGCAACCTGGGAGATCTGGACCCGAGCTGTGAGTCGCCTCACCTCGCCAAAACTGCCCGAGGTGGAAACTGCTCCAACGCACCTGAGGAGAATCGAAGATTAGTGGTGTGCTACAGTAATGGGATGGGGAAAAGTCGGTCCCAAAAAAGGGGGCATGTGCTGCACTTCTCCTTCCTACCACTACGGGGTGCTGCCAGTCGGGCCAGCACAACCATAGAGGACATTTGCCTAGAAGAAAGAGTGCAGTGCCGAATCGGATCACTGGAGGGAGATGAGACCAGTGTCTAA
- the gcgrb gene encoding glucagon receptor isoform X2, translating to MSQVYLVLALLPLCSFTKVSSTNSLRLVQEQWSSYKDQCLDFINTTPPATGLVCNRTFDQYACWPDGTPGSTVNVSCPWFLPWYHKVQRGLVYRSCSEDGQWSRKNTSECEDDPAEEYGRILNQLWIMYTVGYSLSLGALLLALAILIIFRKLHCMRNNIHMNLFSSFILRAVSILVKDALLTLTLDPRSSNSTRAHSWANIPAVMWCRGAMVMMQYSVMANNYWLLVEGIYLHNLLVITVFSERKYFYIYLAIGWGAPLIFVSPWIIVKYLYENEECWERNTNMGYWWIIRSPILFACLINFFIFIRIIKILMSKLRAHQMRYTDYKFRLAKSTLTLIPLLGIHAILFTFVIDESVPKGSMLRLIRLFCDLLFNSFQGLLVAILYCFVNKEVQSEMLKKWKRWKLGKDIDEEYRHTYSQTPHVKSGSIATGNLGDLDPSCESPHLAKTARGGNCSNAPEENRRLVVCYSNGMGKSRSQKRGHVLHFSFLPLRGAASRASTTIEDICLEERVQCRIGSLEGDETSV from the exons ATGTCCCAGGTGTATCTGGTGCTGGCCTTGCTCCCACTCTGCAGCTTCACCAAG GTCTCCTCCACAAACTCCCTCAGGCTCGTGCAGGAACAGTGGAGCAGCTACAAAGACCAATGTCTGGACTTCATCAACACCACACCCCCAGCCACGG GGCTTGTTTGTAACCGCACGTTCGACCAGTACGCCTGCTGGCCCGATGGGACCCCCGGATCCACAGTCAATGTGTCCTGCCCCTGGTTTCTGCCCTGGTACCATAAGG TCCAGAGGGGCCTGGTGTACCGCAGCTGCAGTGAGGACGGCCAGTGGTCCAGGAAGAACACGTCTGAGTGTGAGGACGACCCAGCTGAG GAGTATGGGCGCATCCTAAATCAGTTATGGATCATGTACACAGTGGGCTACTCTCTGTCTCTGGGAGCGCTGCTGCTGGCACTGGCCATCCTCATCATATTCAG GAAGCTCCACTGCATGAGAAACAACATCCACATGAATCTGTTTTCCTCGTTTATCCTGAGAGCCGTGTCCATTTTGGTGAAAGATGCTCTGCTAACCCTCACACTCGACCCCCGGAGCAGCAACAGCACGCGGGCACACTCCTGGGCCAACATACCG GCGGTGATGTGGTGCAGAGGAGCCATGGTCATGATGCAGTACAGTGTCATGGCTAATAACTACTGGCTGTTGGTGGAGGGCATCTACCTGCACAATCTACTCGTCATCACCGTGTTCAGTGAGAGGAAGTACTTCTACATCTATCTGGCCATTGGCTGGG GCGCCCCTCTCATCTTTGTGTCGCCGTGGATTATCGTCAAGTACCTTTATGAGAACGAGGA GTGCTGGGAGAGAAACACTAATATGGGATACTGGTGGATCATACGCTCTCCAATTCTCTTTGCATGTTTG ataAACTTCTTCATTTTCATCAGGATTATCAAAATACTGATGTCTAAACTGCGAGCGCATCAGATGAGGTACACAGACTACAAATTCCG GTTAGCGAAGTCCACTCTGACGCTGATCCCTCTTTTGGGCATTCACGCCATCCTCTTCACATTTGTCATAGATGAGTCAGTCCCTAAAGGCTCCATGCTGCGCCTCATTCGTCTTTTCTGTGACCTCCTCTTCAACTCCttccag GGTTTGCTTGTTGCCATCCTCTACTGCTTTGTGAACAAAGAG GTGCAGTCAGAGATGCTGAAGAAGTGGAAGCGTTGGAAGTTGGGCAAGGACATTGATGAGGAATACCGACACACTTACAGCCAAACGCCACATGTCAAAAGTGGCAGCATCGCCACGGGCAACCTGGGAGATCTGGACCCGAGCTGTGAGTCGCCTCACCTCGCCAAAACTGCCCGAGGTGGAAACTGCTCCAACGCACCTGAGGAGAATCGAAGATTAGTGGTGTGCTACAGTAATGGGATGGGGAAAAGTCGGTCCCAAAAAAGGGGGCATGTGCTGCACTTCTCCTTCCTACCACTACGGGGTGCTGCCAGTCGGGCCAGCACAACCATAGAGGACATTTGCCTAGAAGAAAGAGTGCAGTGCCGAATCGGATCACTGGAGGGAGATGAGACCAGTGTCTAA